GGCCAACGGCCGGACGGCCTGCACGTCGGCGCGGGCCACCACCCAGCGGGCCGCCCGCGCCAGGCCCCAGGCGATGCCCAGGCTGAGCAGCAGGGGGGCCAGCGCGATCGGGCCCGAGGTCAGCTGCAGGCGCGCCCCGGAGGCCAGCAGCCACAGCTGCCCGGACAGCCGGGCGTTGCCCGCGACGGGCAGGCCGCCGGTGGGGTCCAGCGCGGACACCACCACCAGGGCCAGCCCCAGACCCAGCAGTCCGACCGTGGTCACCGCGAGTGCACCGAGCCCGGCCAGGAGGGTCGGGTGCAGCGGCGGTGCGTCGCGTCGTCCGGGATCCCGCGGGGACCGGCCGGGCAGCCGCTGCAGCAGGGAGGTCACGGGTCCACTGTCCCAAGGCCCGGACCGACCGTGGCGCTGCACGCGCCGGGGTCGCGGCCCTCACACGCACGAGACCCGCCCCGGCTGTGCCGGGGCGGGTCTCGTGGCAGTGCGGCGGTGTGGCTCAGGCGTCGCCGGAGGGACGCGGCCGGTCGGGGTCGGACCCGTCGCGGTCGGCGTCCCCGGTGGCCGGCGGCGGGGGCGGGGTGGACGGCGCCGCGTAGGTCGGCGGGGCCGGCGGCTGACCACCGGGGCGCGGCTGGCTCCAGCTGGGGGTCGAGCCCTGGCCGTCCGAGACGGACGAGCCGGTGGACGGCTGGCCGGACGCGGACTGGCCGTAGGACTGCTGGCCGTACCCGCCGGGCTGGCCGTAGCCGCCCTGGGACTGACCGGACGGCGACTGCGGGCCCTGCTGGCCCTGCGAGCCGTAGCCCTGCGGGGCGGACTGCTGGCCGTACCCACCCTGGTCGGACTGGCCGTAGGACTGCTGACCGTAGGAGGGCTGGCCCGGCGACTGCTGGCCCGAGGACTGCTGGCCGTAGGAGGACCCGGACTGGCCGTAGCCGGACGGGGACTGCTGGCCGTACTGACCCTGCTGGCCGTACTGGTCCTGCTGGGGACCCGAGTGGCCGTGCTGACCGAACTGCGGGGCCGGCTGGTTGGCCCACTGCGCGGCCTGGCCGACGCCACCGGGCAGCGAGGGCTTGTTCTTCAGCTCCGGCAGCAGGCCCAGGACGGCGAAGGCCAGGGCGACCGCGGAGACCAGGAAGGTCAGCAGGGCGAAGATGCTGAACCCGGCGTCGAAGGTGCTGATCCACTCGATGAGCGTCATCAGGAACACCAGGCCGGTGAGCCCGACCGTGACGAAGCCGCGCGGGAACGGGGTCTTCAGGTCCACGAACGCCGGCAGCAGGGCCCAGACCGCGGCGACCAGCAGCAGGACGAAGGCGAAGGTCAGCAGGCCCGAGTCGAAGCCGTTGACGCTGAAGGAGGCGCCGAAGCCGAAGTCCTCGCTGAACCACGGGAAGACCATGAACAGCAGGTAGAGCACGACGCTGCCACCGACGACGTAGTCGGCGAGCTTCAGCTTCTTGGGGTCGAACCCGACCCCGGAGCCGCTGCCGGGGCCCTGCTGCCCGTAGGGGCCCTGCCCGTACTGCGGCTGGCCGTACTGCTGCTGTCCGTACTGCTGCTGTCCGTACTGCTGCGGCCCGGACTGCTGGCCGTAGGGCTGCTGGCCCGAGGGGGCGCCGTACTGGCCCTGCTGCGCGGGCTGGCCGTGACCGCTCTGCTGACCCTGCGGGCCGTAGGACGGGCTCGGCTGCTGGCCGGGCTGACCCCAACCACCCTGCTGCGGTCCGTTCGAGGACGGCTGACCCCAGCCCTGCTGGGGCTGACCCTGCGGCGCCCCGTAGGAGGGCGGACCCTGCTGGCCGGGACCGCCCGGTGTCTGGTCGGGTCCACTGGTCGTCATCGCGAGGTCTCTCCTGAGGTCGGTTCTCCGGCACGGTTCCGTGTCGATCTTCCTCGACGCATCGTCTCCACCACCTGATCGCCACGCAACCTCGGCGCGCGGGAGCACCCCCGACCGGGTCAGGAGACGCCGCTGCCCGGCACCCCACGAGGGGTGCCGGGCAGCCGTGTCGTGCTCGCGATCAAGCGCCGAGGAGCTCGCGCATCAGGCGGGCGGCCTCGGACGGGGTCTTGCCGACCTTGACGCCGGCGGCCTCGAGGGCCTCCTGCTTGGCCTGCGCCGTCCCGGCGGAGCCCGACACGATGGCGCCGGCGTGGCCCATGGTCTTGCCCTCGGGGGCGGTGAAGCCGGCGACGTAGCCGACGACGGGCTTGGTCACGTTGGCCTTGATGAACTCGGCAGCGCGCTCCTCGGCGTCGCCACCGATCTCACCGATCATCACGATGGCCTCGGTCTCCGGGTCGTCCTGGAAGGCCTGCAGCGCGTCGATGTGCGTGGTGCCGATGACCGGGTCGCCGCCGATGCCGATGGCGGTGGAGAAACCGATGTCCCGCAGCTCGTACATCATCTGGTAGGTCAGCGTGCCGGACTTGGAGACCAGCCCGATCTTCCCGGCCTGGGTGATGTTGGCCGGGATGATGCCGGCGTTGGAGCGGCCGGGGCTGATCAGGCCGGGGCAGTTGGGCCCGATGATCCGGGTGGCCTTGCCCTGGGCGTAGGCCCAGAACTCGGTGGAGTCCTTGACCGGGATGCCCTCGGTGATGACCACGCACAGGCCGATGCCGGCGTCCACGGCCTCGACGACCGCGCCCTTGGCGAACTTCGGGGGCACGAAGACGACGGTGACGTCGGCGCCGGTCTCCTTCATGGCCTCGGCGACGGAGCCGAAGACCGGGACGGACTGGCCGTCGAAGTCGACGGTCTGGCCGGCCTTGGAGGGGTTCACGCCACCGACCACGGCGGTGCCGGAGGCCAGCATGCGCTGGGTGTGCTTGCGGCCCTCCGACCCGGTGATGCCCTGCACGATGACCTTGCTGTTCTCGGTGAGGAAGATGCTCATTGTCTGAAGTCCTTCGGGGTCAGCAGGTCGGGATCAGGCGGCGGCGAGCTCGGCGGCCCGGCGGGCGGCGCCGTCCATGGTGTCGACCACGGTCACCAGGGGGTGGGCGGCCTCGGCGAGGATGCGCCGGCCCTCCTCGACGTTGTTGCCGTCGAGCCGGACGACGAGGGGCTTGGTGGCCTCGTCGCCGAGGATCTCCAGCGCGGACACGATGCCGTTGGCGACCGCGTCGCAGGAGGTGATCCCGCCGAAGACGTTGACGAAGACGCTCTTCACGGCGGCGTCGCCGAGGATGATCCCCAGGCCATCGGCCATGACCTGCGCGGAGGCGCCGCCGCCGATGTCCAGGAAGTTGGCCGGGCGGACCCCGCCGAACTCCTCGCCGGCGTAGGCGACGACGTCCAGGGTGCTCATGACCAGGCCGGCACCGTTGCCGATGATCCCGACCTCGCCCTCGAGCTTGACGTAGTTGAGGCCCTTCTCCTTGGCCGCGGCCTCGAGCGGGTCGGCGGCCGCGGCGTCCTCGAGGGCGTCGTGCCCGGGCTGCCGGAAGGCGGCGTTCTCGTCGAGGGTGACCTTGCCGTCCAGGGCGAGGACGGTGCCGTCGGGCGCCTTGGCCAGCGGGTTGACCTCGACCAGGGTGGCGTCCTCCTTCGAGAACACGTCCCACAGCTTGACGGCGATCTCGACGACCTGGTCGCGGACCTCGGCCGGGAAGGCCGCGGCGTCCACGATCTCCTCGGCCTTGGCGCGGTCCACCCCGACGGTGGCGTCGATGGCGATGCGGGCCAGCGCCTCGGGCTTGGTCACCGCGATCTCCTCGATCTCCATGCCGCCCTCGACGCTGGCCATCGCCAGGAAGGTGCGGTTGGAGCGGTCGAGCAGGTAGGAGAAGTAGTACTCCTCGGCGATGTCGCTGGCCTTGGCGACCATGACCTGCCGGGTCACGTGGCCCTTGATGTCCAGTCCGAGGATGTCGGTGGCGCGGGCCTTCGCCTCCTCCGGGCTGTCGGCGAGCTTGACGCCCCCGGCCTTGCCCCGGCCGCCGACCTTCACCTGGGCCTTGACGACGACCTGTCCCCCGATGTCACGGGCGATCGTCTCGGCCTGCTCGGGTGTCTCGGCGACGCCGCCGGGGAGCACGGGCACGCCGTGCGCAGCGAACATGTCACGGGCCTGGTACTCGAAGAGATCCACGAGGAGGGACCGTAACGCTCCTGTGACGCCACTGCCGAACACCGGATGCCGGTCGTGGGCGGCATCACAGCGCGTGCACGGGCGCTCATCGCCCGGTGGGCCACCCGTGGTCGTCGTCGTCCTCGACCCGGCGCGGGTCGGCCCGCAGCTCCCGCTCCCGGGGCTGCCACCGCCAGGCCAGCGCCGTCAGCCCCAGCGCGGCCAGGCCGAGCAGCAGCAGCCCGACCCCGGGCAGCGTCCAGTCCAGGTCCGCGGAGTGCCGGGCGTCGCGCAGCCCGCTCAGCCCGGCCTGCAGCACGGCGACGGCGACCGCGAGCAGTCCGCCGACGGCAGCCAGCCGCGGGCGCAGCGAGGGCGCGACGACGGCGCACAGCAGCACGGCGCCGGCCAGCAGCAGGCCGCCGAGCAGGGCGAGGCCGGGCCGTTCCAGCAGCGCCCGCGGCCCCTCCTCGGTCACCACGGTGACCAGCCCGGTGGTCGGGTCGGTGACCAGCCGGTCGGGGACGTCGGCGGCCGGCAGCGCCAGGCACAGCACCGCCCCGACCCCCACGAGCACCGCGGCCCCGGCCAGCACCGGCCGGCCCGGGTCCAGCTCACCGGCGTCCTCCATCACGGTGCGGCCCCAGGCGAGCAGCGCCAGGACGGCGGCCAGCACGGTGAGGCCCAGCGCGACCAGCCCCAGGGTCCAGCCGGTCGCCGTCTGCACCGACCCGGTGAGCACGCGGTCCCCGGCGAGCACCTCGACGCCGGGCCGAGCCGTCGACGTCGTCCCCTGGTAGAGCTCGATGAACAGCCGCCCGACGGCCAGCGCCCCGGCCACCGCGGCGTAGGCCAGGCCGAAGCGCGGCACCCGGCCCAGCGCGAGACCGGCGCCCACCGCGACCGCGACCAGCGGGGTGACCAGAGCGACGAGCACGTCGACCGGGCCGGTGGCCAGGGACAGCTCCCGGCCACCCACCACGAGGTAGGTGGGGAAGACCGCGACGGCACCGACCAGCCCGGCCAGCAGCAGGAGCGCCCCGGACACCCGCGCGAGCATCGGCACGTCCCCGAGGACCAGCCGGCCGGCCGGCGGCGCCTCCCGCACCGGACGCCGGGGTGCCGCCCCGGGTCGGGCCGTGGGCGGGGTGCGCCGGGCACTGGCTGCCGGACGGCGGGGTGCGGGCTTCCGCGTGGCCATGCGGGTCCCTCCCTCGGGGCTCGGGTGCGGTCCGCCGGTGACCGTGCCGGCCGCCGAGACCGCACCGTGATCGTGTCGACGACTCCAGGTGTGACCGCTGGCACAACGGGGCATTACGGTCGCGTGAACGGGGCAGCGGGTCCGGGCTCCGTCACGCACACCGGGCAGGTGTGCCCACCCGAGCTCAGGGAGGCGTCGATGACGACGGTCGCGTCGCCTCCAGACTGGCAGACCGGGCCGGGCCCGGCCGGCAGCGGCGTCCCCGGCGTGGCCGTGGTGTCCTCGGCGGCCCGCGCCCTCCGCACGCTGTGCACCCCGGCCGTGGTGGCCGGCGGGCTCACCGAGCTGGCCTGGGTCGGTGCGCACGCGCTGCTCTGGCCGCTGAACACCCGCACCGAGGTGCTGCAGCCCGACGCGGCGGTCCGGCCCGAGCGCCGCCCGCCCGCCGTCCGCGCCTTCTTCGCCGACGACCCGCTGGCCGCCCGCATCCCCGTCGTCCTGGTGCACGGGATGGTCGACAACCGCTCGGTCTTCACCGTGATGCGCCGCCGGCTCCGCCAGCGCGGCTTCACCTCGGTGAGCAGCTGGAACTACAGCCCGCTGGTGCAGGACGTGCGCACCGCCGCGCGCCGGCTCGCCGAGCACCTCGAGGAGGTCTGCCGGCAGACCGGGCACGACCGGGTGCACGTGGTCGGCCACAGCCTCGGCGGGCTCGTCGCCCGCTACCTCGTCCAGCGCCTGGACGACAGCCGGGTCGCCTCGCTGGTCACCCTGGGCTCACCGCACGGCGGCTCGATCTGGGCGCGGGCGCTGCCCCTGCCGCTGGCCCGCCAACTGCGCCCGGGGTCCCCGCTCTTCGACGAGCTGGCCGCCCCGGCCCCGGGCTGCGACACCCCGATCACCGCGGTCTACAGCGACCTCGACCAGGTCGTCGTCCCCGCCTCGTCGGGCCGGTGCGACCACCGCGACCTGCGGGTGCGCAACGTGCTGGTCTCCGGGGTCGGTCACATGTCGCTGCCCATCCACCGGGCGGTGGTGGAGGAGGTCGCGGCCACCCTGGCCGGTCACCGCAGCGTCGAGCGGACCTCCGCCGACGCCGAGGTCGCCTGACCCCTCCCGCACCGCCCAGGGGTCACCAGTTGTGACGAAGATGTCGACACAGCGACACGCCGCACGGTTGCCCGATCGCCTGCCTCACGCGTGGTCACAATGCGATCACGCCGACGGCAGACCCTGCCGGCGGCCCGTCGACCCCTGACGGACCATCGAGACGACGTCGCCCTCCCGCTCCGTCGTTGCCCCCGTGGCAGCGCCGGGCACCCGCTCCCCCGGTCGGGACGACGTCTGGAGAAGGTGCTCGTGCGCGCACGTCAGCTGGTCGGCCGTTCCCGGCCCGGCCGTCCGGACCGGGACAGGTCCGCGGCCGAGTCGTCCTCCGTGGACGCCGGACCCGTCGGTCTCCTCGACCGCCCCCGGCCGCGCGGCACCGACCTCGCCGACACCGAGCAGCGGCTGGCCGCCCGCGAGGCCGCCACCGCCACCGACCTGCCCCTCGTCGCCGCCGCAGCCGACCCGCTGGACACCCCGGGCGCGCTGGCCACCGCTGCCGCCGCCCGCACCACCGCCGCCCGCACCACCGCCGCCCGCGCCGAGGCCGCCCGCGTCGCCGCCCGGCCCGCCGGTCGCGCCCGCCGCCTGTCCCGTCCCCCGTCGCGGAAGGCCCCGCTGCTCCTGGTCGCCCTCGTCGTCGGCGCCGTCGTCGCGGCCCTGCCCGGCGGGATCGGCTCCCAGTCCCCGGTCACGGTGCCCGTCGCGGTGGCCGGCGACTACGGCCTGGGTGCCGCCGACAGCAACTTCGCCGGGGGCATGGACGACGTCGCCGCCCGCCGCGAGATCACCGAGGCCGAGGCCGCCGCCCGCCTGGACGCCCTCGCCGCATCCCGCGCCGAGCGCGAGCCGGACTTCGCCGTCCCCACCGTGGGCCGGATGAGCACCTGCTTCTGCATGCGCTGGGGCACCATGCACTGGGGCGTGGACCTCGCCGCCCCGCTGGGCACCGACATCGCGGCCGCCGCCGACGGGGTCGTGCTGCGCGCCGGTGCGGCCAGCGGCTACGGCAACGCCATCTACATCCAGGACGCCGACGGCAACGTCGAGATCTACGGCCACATGCGGTACCTGTTCGTCGAGGCCGGGGACGTCGTCTCCGCCGGCGACCTCATCGCGAAGGTCGGCAGCGAGGGCCAGTCCACCGGCCCGCACCTGCACTTCGAGATCCACGAGGGCTCCATGACCGGCCGCCCCATCGACCCCCAGGAGTGGCTGTCGGAGCGGGGCATCGAGATCGGCTGAGTGGGGGCCGGAGGCTCCCACTCAGCCGATCGGGACCGCCGGCCGGGCCGCCGTGTCAGAGCTTGACGAGGGGGGCGTACCTCAGCACCAGGCGCTTGGTGCCGCTGGAGCCGAAGTCGACGGTGGCCTGGGCCTTGTCGGCCGCCCCGGTGACCTCGACGACGGTGCCCAGGCCGAAGGCGTCGTGGCTGACCCGGTCCCCGACGTCCACGCTGATGATCTTCCGGTTTCCCACCCCGCCCCGGAGACCGCCGGTGGACAGCCCGGTGGCCGCGACCCGCTGCTGGGCTGAGCCGTACTGGGCGCTGGGCTTGGGGTCGATGCCGGTCCAGTGCAGGGC
This sequence is a window from Geodermatophilaceae bacterium NBWT11. Protein-coding genes within it:
- the sucC gene encoding ADP-forming succinate--CoA ligase subunit beta, which gives rise to MDLFEYQARDMFAAHGVPVLPGGVAETPEQAETIARDIGGQVVVKAQVKVGGRGKAGGVKLADSPEEAKARATDILGLDIKGHVTRQVMVAKASDIAEEYYFSYLLDRSNRTFLAMASVEGGMEIEEIAVTKPEALARIAIDATVGVDRAKAEEIVDAAAFPAEVRDQVVEIAVKLWDVFSKEDATLVEVNPLAKAPDGTVLALDGKVTLDENAAFRQPGHDALEDAAAADPLEAAAKEKGLNYVKLEGEVGIIGNGAGLVMSTLDVVAYAGEEFGGVRPANFLDIGGGASAQVMADGLGIILGDAAVKSVFVNVFGGITSCDAVANGIVSALEILGDEATKPLVVRLDGNNVEEGRRILAEAAHPLVTVVDTMDGAARRAAELAAA
- a CDS encoding alpha/beta fold hydrolase encodes the protein MTTVASPPDWQTGPGPAGSGVPGVAVVSSAARALRTLCTPAVVAGGLTELAWVGAHALLWPLNTRTEVLQPDAAVRPERRPPAVRAFFADDPLAARIPVVLVHGMVDNRSVFTVMRRRLRQRGFTSVSSWNYSPLVQDVRTAARRLAEHLEEVCRQTGHDRVHVVGHSLGGLVARYLVQRLDDSRVASLVTLGSPHGGSIWARALPLPLARQLRPGSPLFDELAAPAPGCDTPITAVYSDLDQVVVPASSGRCDHRDLRVRNVLVSGVGHMSLPIHRAVVEEVAATLAGHRSVERTSADAEVA
- the sucD gene encoding succinate--CoA ligase subunit alpha, with translation MSIFLTENSKVIVQGITGSEGRKHTQRMLASGTAVVGGVNPSKAGQTVDFDGQSVPVFGSVAEAMKETGADVTVVFVPPKFAKGAVVEAVDAGIGLCVVITEGIPVKDSTEFWAYAQGKATRIIGPNCPGLISPGRSNAGIIPANITQAGKIGLVSKSGTLTYQMMYELRDIGFSTAIGIGGDPVIGTTHIDALQAFQDDPETEAIVMIGEIGGDAEERAAEFIKANVTKPVVGYVAGFTAPEGKTMGHAGAIVSGSAGTAQAKQEALEAAGVKVGKTPSEAARLMRELLGA
- a CDS encoding M23 family metallopeptidase — its product is MRSRRRQTLPAARRPLTDHRDDVALPLRRCPRGSAGHPLPRSGRRLEKVLVRARQLVGRSRPGRPDRDRSAAESSSVDAGPVGLLDRPRPRGTDLADTEQRLAAREAATATDLPLVAAAADPLDTPGALATAAAARTTAARTTAARAEAARVAARPAGRARRLSRPPSRKAPLLLVALVVGAVVAALPGGIGSQSPVTVPVAVAGDYGLGAADSNFAGGMDDVAARREITEAEAAARLDALAASRAEREPDFAVPTVGRMSTCFCMRWGTMHWGVDLAAPLGTDIAAAADGVVLRAGAASGYGNAIYIQDADGNVEIYGHMRYLFVEAGDVVSAGDLIAKVGSEGQSTGPHLHFEIHEGSMTGRPIDPQEWLSERGIEIG